TGAACAAAGATTATGAACACCTTCCGCAGACCTCAGAGACTCTGATCTATCTGGCGATGATCCGGATTATGGTGAGGCGATTGGCGTAAAATCTGACTTGCCATAACTTTTCAAACATCCTCTAAGAAAGGCTACCCTTATCTGCCTAACAGGTTAGGAATGCCATCACAGCCACCTGGAATGGTTCCTCTCGTTCTAGCTCCGCCCCAGGCGCAGC
Above is a genomic segment from Timaviella obliquedivisa GSE-PSE-MK23-08B containing:
- a CDS encoding transposase, producing the protein NKDYEHLPQTSETLIYLAMIRIMVRRLA